Proteins encoded in a region of the Benincasa hispida cultivar B227 chromosome 2, ASM972705v1, whole genome shotgun sequence genome:
- the LOC120070813 gene encoding ribosome biogenesis regulatory protein homolog isoform X1 has product MKIQQPVQVDLGHLMALNPHYNFISPPSSREELVNECLQKGTELVQAIANELFFLPSTEDKDGPLVELPPPKTRLPRGKHLPKPKPPTKWELFAKKKGINIIKRGKNVFDKQTCTWKRCYGYDRANDENIPILESKMTDDLEVDPFAEMQANKRKQIEKQEKNRLQNLKQAAKRPPFPFSPSRCHVQLAATALPIIGTQAATKKMTKDELGNVAGMAATATASGGKFDKKFPGEKLPKHEGKYRKIN; this is encoded by the exons ATGAAGATCCAGCAGCCTGTTCAGGTCGACCTTGGTCATCTCATGGCGCTCAATCCTCACTACAATTTTATCTCCCCGCCGTCCTCCAG GGAGGAGTTAGTGAACGAATGTCTACAGAAGGGTACGGAGCTAGTTCAAGCTATTGCGAATGAACTTTTCTTCCTGCCCTCAACTGAAGACAAAGATGGTCCTCTAGTGGAGTTGCCTCCACCTAAAACAAGATTGCCTAGGGGGAAGCAT CTTCCAAAGCCTAAGCCTCCTACAAAATGGgaactttttgctaaaaaaaa AggtataaatatcataaaaagaGGTAAGAATGTGTTTGATAAACAAACTTGTACATGGAAGCGTTGCTATGGTTATGATCGTGCAAATGATGAGAACATTCCCATCCTTGAGTCCAAGATGACTGAtg ATCTGGAGGTGGATCCCTTTGCCGAGATGCAAGCAAATAAGAGGAAACAAAttgagaagcaagaaaagaatCGCTTACAGAATCTGAAACAAGCTGCAAAA AGACCTCCATTTCCCTTTTCTCCTTCCCGCTG CCACGTTCAACTAGCAGCAACTGCTTTGCCCATAATAGGGACACAAGCTGCAAcaaagaaaatgacaaaagaTGAGCTTGGAAATGTGGCTGGAATGGCTGCAACCGCAACGGCTAGTGGTGGAAAATTCGACAAGAAGTTTCCTGGGGAAAAGCTTCCAAAGCATGAAGGGAAATATCGCAAGATTAACTAA
- the LOC120070813 gene encoding ribosome biogenesis regulatory protein homolog isoform X2, whose amino-acid sequence MKIQQPVQVDLGHLMALNPHYNFISPPSSREELVNECLQKGTELVQAIANELFFLPSTEDKDGPLVELPPPKTRLPRGKHLPKPKPPTKWELFAKKKGINIIKRGKNVFDKQTCTWKRCYGYDRANDENIPILESKMTDDLEVDPFAEMQANKRKQIEKQEKNRLQNLKQAAKVGALPSHVQLAATALPIIGTQAATKKMTKDELGNVAGMAATATASGGKFDKKFPGEKLPKHEGKYRKIN is encoded by the exons ATGAAGATCCAGCAGCCTGTTCAGGTCGACCTTGGTCATCTCATGGCGCTCAATCCTCACTACAATTTTATCTCCCCGCCGTCCTCCAG GGAGGAGTTAGTGAACGAATGTCTACAGAAGGGTACGGAGCTAGTTCAAGCTATTGCGAATGAACTTTTCTTCCTGCCCTCAACTGAAGACAAAGATGGTCCTCTAGTGGAGTTGCCTCCACCTAAAACAAGATTGCCTAGGGGGAAGCAT CTTCCAAAGCCTAAGCCTCCTACAAAATGGgaactttttgctaaaaaaaa AggtataaatatcataaaaagaGGTAAGAATGTGTTTGATAAACAAACTTGTACATGGAAGCGTTGCTATGGTTATGATCGTGCAAATGATGAGAACATTCCCATCCTTGAGTCCAAGATGACTGAtg ATCTGGAGGTGGATCCCTTTGCCGAGATGCAAGCAAATAAGAGGAAACAAAttgagaagcaagaaaagaatCGCTTACAGAATCTGAAACAAGCTGCAAAAGTTGGTGCTTTGCCAAG CCACGTTCAACTAGCAGCAACTGCTTTGCCCATAATAGGGACACAAGCTGCAAcaaagaaaatgacaaaagaTGAGCTTGGAAATGTGGCTGGAATGGCTGCAACCGCAACGGCTAGTGGTGGAAAATTCGACAAGAAGTTTCCTGGGGAAAAGCTTCCAAAGCATGAAGGGAAATATCGCAAGATTAACTAA